Genomic window (Desulforapulum autotrophicum HRM2):
ATCAGGTCCTGGACCTCGGACTCCCTGCGGTCCACAATAAATACCGGATCCCCCTTTTGAAGCCAGGTCCCCCGCCTTGATTTCAGGGTAAACCGTCCCCGTTTGGGAACCGAACGGGTCACCCGCTGGATGGCATGGCCCTTGCCGTCCTCATAACCTATTCTTAGAAGATCCCCCTTCATAAGCGCCTCCCGGGTGACAAAAAACGGCGTTTTTTCCATCTTCACCCTTCCGGCGAACAGGCCGGAACCTGTCTCCACATCGGCCTTTAAAGGATTCTGGGGTCGCTGGTCAAGCAAATTGTAATGGGTGGCAGGACGGCCCATGGCATAGTCGAGGAACGAAAGGGCCCTGCGCTTTTCATCCGGGTCACTACCGTGGTCCCGGAGCAATCGATATGCCTTTACCGTATAGAAAACGTAGTGGGGACTTTTTTTCCGGCCTTCAATTTTCCAGGTACTCACTTCAGGAATCTTGTTCAGCACCTTGACAAGCACATCAGCGGAAAAATCCACACAGGAAAAAAACCGCTGGCGCAGGCCCTTCTGGGTGTAAATCCGCCTGCAGGGCTGAACACACCTCCCCCTGATGCCACTCTTTCCCCCGAACCAGCTACTCCAGTAGCATCGTCCGGAAACACCATAGCAGAGTGCCCCATGGATAAACACCTCAAGATCAAGTCCTGGTGGCGTTTTTTCTGCCATGATCTTAATCTCATCCACGCTCAACTCCCTTGGCAGCACCACCCTGTCAAACCCTGCCCTTTTCACCGCGTCAAGCCCTGGGGAAAACGAGGCGTTCCCAAGGGTAGAAAGATGAATTTCCCCCTTAAAACCATGGGCTTTTGCAATATTCACCACTGCCAGGTCCTGGACAATGAGGGCATGGGGTTGCACATAGGCAACAAGCTTGGCAATAATTTTTTCAACCTTTTCGATCTCATTGGGCTTGATCATGGAATTGATAGCCACATGAACCGCCACTCCCCTTGATCGGGCAAGGGCGGTAAGGCGTGCGAGCTCCTCAACACCAAAATTTGCCGCTTCCATACGGGCTGAAAAGATTTTAAGGCCGCAGTATACGGCATCGGCACCGGCAGCGATGGCCCCAAGGAATGAGTCCACATCCCCTGCAGGTGCAAGTATGATTGGTTTTTGAATTGTCATGATTTACAGGGGTAATCCTAATTGACTGACAGGTTTAATAATACAACCCTTTTGAATTAATACAGACGCTGCTCCAGGAATTGACTCTCACCCAGCCGGCTCTCTTTTCCTCTACCATTTCCCTTCTTTCACGGACACGAACTCGACGCTCAGCCCCAACGATTTCAATAAAACCGATGTGGTAAACCCGGCGACGATCCTCACCTGTTCTTCGATCAAGGGAAGATCGTTTTTGTCGTTTTTCCAGGGAATTACAACCTATTTTCATCTTTCGATAAAATACGACGATAAGACACCTCCTGGTTAGCATTAGCCATGACAGGGTCGCCCGTTCAAATCGAACCAAATCAAAGGGTCAATACCGGCATATATAATATCCAGAGATTAATTGTCAAACGAAAAACCGAATCAGATTTAGGCCTTGGTACTCCTGGAAATCTTGAGTTGCTGACCTGCCACCCTCACCTTTTTCAAAAGCTCAAAAATAGTCGCCGGCATACCAATGGGTAAATCCACAAACGAGTGATCGTGTTCAATGGTTATGGCACCTATGAATTTTCCGTCAAGCTCGGCCTCATTGGCAATGGCACCGACAATATCCTTTGGCTTGGCGCCATGGACGTCACCCACTTCGATCCGAAACCGTTCCATCCCCTTTCCAGGTGGCAGAGCCGCGGCCTTTTTGGGAGATGCCTTTTTTTTCCCTGCTGGTTTGTCCGCTAATTTCGCCGCCTTGGGGGAAGGCTTATCCCTGGACTTCTCGTCATCCTTCCGGAAAGGCTTATCCTTAGGCTTCTCGTCCTTCCGAAAGGCCTTATCTCTGGATTTCTCATCCTTCCGGAGGGGCTTATCCTTAAATTTATCTTCCGTCCGGGAAGGCTTTTCAGAAACAACCGACACTTTTTTCGGAGAGGAAAGAAGAAGGGGTTTCTCCCCCTGGAGCATAAGGGCAAGGGCTGCAGCAATGTCCAGGGCCGGCACGTCGTGCTCCTGGCGATACTGCTCCATGAGTTCCAGATAGAGATCCAGCTCCTTTGAGGCAAGCGTATCTGTTATGCTCTGGTTAAAATCGGCAATACGTTTATCGTTGATCGCTTCGGTTGAGGGAAGTTTCATCATCTCTATCTGCTGGCGGGTGGTTTTCTCGATCACCTTGAGCATCCAGCGTTCCCTTGGTGAAACAAAAAGTATGGCGTCTCCGGCACGCCCGGCACGGCCTGTTCTGCCGATTCGGTGGACATAGGATTCAGCACCGTTGGGTATGTCATAGTTGATCACATGGCTCACCCTTTCCACATCAAGTCCCCGGGCCGCCACATCCGTTGCAACAAGAATGTCGATTTTTCCCTTTTTAAACCGATCTATGGTTCTTTCCCTTGCCTTCTGAGCAATATCCCCGTTCAGGGCCACCGCAGCATACCCCCTTGCTTCGAGCTTCTCCGCAAGTTCCACCGTTGCCGTCTTGGTACGGACAAAAACAATGATAGCGTCAAAGGTTTCCGCCTCAAGGATTCGGGTCAGGGCGTCAAGCTTGTGGGTTCCCTTGACCATCCAGAACCGCTGGCGAATGGTGTCGGCAGTGGCGGTTCTCAGCCGGATAAAGACATCCTTGGGATCCGTGAGATACTTTATTGCTATCTTCTTGATGGGTGCTGGCATGGTTGCCGAAAACAGGGCAACCTGACGGCCGGGAGGGGTCTGCTCGAGAATCCACTCCACATCATCAATAAATCCCATTCTGAGCATCTCATCGGCCTCGTCAATGACAAGGGTCATGATCTGTGTCAGGTCCAGGACACCGCGCTTCATCAAATCCATGAGTCGTCCCGGGGTGCCAACGATCACATGAACCCCTCGTTTCAACTGGTTAAGCTGCCCTGCATATGCCTGCCCCCCGTAGACGGGCAAGACATTAAACCCCTTGATGCGGGCCGCATAACCCTTAAAGGATTCAGCCACCTGGATGGCAAGCTCCCTTGTGGGGGCAAGCACCAGCACCTGGGGCTTCTTGAGTTTAATGTCAATGCGGGACAGAAGCGGAAGGGCGAATGCAGCAGTCTTGCCCGTTCCTGTCTGGGCCTGGCCCAGGAGATCACGACCGGCCAGGATATAGGGAATGGTTTCGGCCTGGATGGTGGTGGGCGTTTCATAACCCAGGTCGTCCAGGGCTTTTAATACGGGTTTGATCAAACCCATTTCGCTGAAACCGGATTCGCTGAAACCGGGTTCATTGCAATCGGGTTCGCGGGAACTTTCAGAGGCCATAATTTTTTTTACCTTAAAAATATAAATAGCCGACGGAATCGGCCGGAAGTTGTTGAATGACAAGTAAGATAATATATACCATTGGTTTCTTTTTTGCAAGCCCTTGTAATATTCCCTGTTTTATGGTTTACATCATGTATGAAAAAACAATCCAATAAAGGGCCGGACAAACCCTTCGGCCGAAATTCACGCCAGGGCAACGGGAAAAAAACGTCCAGCATAAAAACGCCCATGACCATGACACCTGGGGCAGACCCGGAGCTTGCAAAAATCTTCAAAAAAATCGGTTTTCCCAAGCCGTCCCCCTTTGTGCCCGATTCGTTCCAGCTTGAGGCCGTTGAGGCCATCGAATCTTCAGACTGCCTGGTCACAGCCCCCACCGGGGCCGGTAAAACCTGGATCGCAGAAACTGCAGCCAGGCAATACCTTGAAAGGGGGCAGAAAATCTGGTACGCTACCCCCCTCAAAGCCCTGACCAACTCCATCTATGCCCAGTTCATACGATGCTTCGGCCGGGACAAGGTGGGCATTTTAACCGGCGACGTAAAGGAAAACCCGGACGCCCCCCTGATCATTGGAACCACGGAAATCCTCAGAAACCAGCTCTACGATGCCATGCACACGGGCGAGGACCTGGGAGCAGACTTCATCATCCTTGACGAGGCCCATTTCCTGGGCGATCCAGAACGGGGGGTCGTGTGGGAAGAGATCATCATCTATCTGCCGGTGAGAATCCCCATTCTCATGCTTTCGGCAACCATCGGCAACACAGGCCTCATTGCCGAATGGCTGACAACTATTCGGGGAAAAGAGTGCCATGTCATCCAGACAACCGAACGTCCGGTTCCTCTGTTTCCACTTTTCCTGAACCCCACGGGGGTCATCTCCCCCCTTATCAGACAGACTACCGGCAAAAAAAAACTCACCCTCCACAGGGGCGTTGCCGAATATCTCAAGGCCAAACCAAGACCCCAGATCAGCCTGCCCGGACGGTTGCCGGATTTTTCCGAAATCCTCAAGGTTCTGGACCACTTTGACCTGCTTCCAGCGATCTTTTTTCTTAAATCCAGGTCCGACTGCGACCAGGCAATCAAAAGCTGCACGGGCGAAATCCTGGCAAAGGACAAGCGAAAAAGGACTCAGCTTGCCCTGCGCATAGACGAACTTACAGCGTCAAACCGTCACCTTGCCCGCCACGGGCAGCGGCAGATCCTTGAACACACGGCAGCGGCCTCCCACCACTCAGGCCAACTGCCCGGCTGGAAGGTGGTTGTCGAGACCCTGATGGCCGAAGGGCTGCTCAACGCCATGTTTGCCACCTCAACCGTGGCTGCGGGGGTGAACTTTCCAGCAAGGAGTGTTGTCATTCTCAACTCCGACCGATTCAACGGCACCGAGTTCCTGCCCCTGACAGCCAGCGAGTTCCAGCAGATGACAGGCAGGGCCGGACGACGGGGAATGGACAAAATTGGATTTGCCGTTGTCATTCCCGGACGCTTCATGGATCTCAACCATGGGGCAAGAATGCTGACTGCCCCCCCCCTTGATGTAAAAAGCCAGATCAAAATCAATTTTTCCATGACCCTCAACCTGCTGCTCTCCCACACCCCTGACAAAATACGGCTGCTCCTCGACAATTCATTTGCCTCCCACATGATCACCCAGGGAAAACGGGGCAACTACGCCAGAAAAGCCTTTGGCGCCAAACTTGAACATCTCTGGGACCACTTCATGGCCCACCTTGAATTCCTCAAGCAGGAGGCGTTTGTGTCCGAGGATGACACCCTCACACCCGATGGCGTCTGGGCGGCACAGCTTCGCATGGACGCCCCGCTGCTGGTGGCCCAGAGCTTAAGACTCGGTCTTCTTCCGGAAAGGGACCCTGTGATGCTTGCCGCGGTCATGGCTTCTTTTGTCAGCGAAAAAGAATTTGAAGACGAAAGCATGGAACGACGAATGCTGCCCAAACGGGTGATACGACAGTTTCTCACCCTGAGAAAGGGACTCAAACCCTTTGCCTCAAAACTTATGGAGCTGGGGTTTAATGCGCCTTTTCTCTATCTTCAACCGGCATCGGTCATGCTTGCCTGGGCCGGTGGAGAGCCCTGGGAATCCACCTTGAAACGCACCGCCTTTGCCGAGGGAGACCTTGCCAGACTGATCCTGAGAACCGCAGAGAACTTAAGACAGCTTGCCGGAGTAAAACAGGCCTTTCCCGTTATTGCGGCAACCGCCTTTGAGGCAATGGACCTTATTCTCAGGGAACCCGTAGTCAACGCCACAGACGGGGTGGAAGATGAAGAAACTGATGAAACTGATGAAGAAATTGGGACTGAAAATGATAAAAAAAATCAGCTACATCCTTGAAAACTGGAAGATGATCGTTCATCTTCTCTTTAAGACACGACGATTCGGGGTGAACAACCTAACGTGGTCGAGCCATCCGTCGGTATTTGGAACCGCCCTTCCCCTGGGTCTTGGCCGGGCGTTTAAAAACTACCAAATGATGAAAATCAGGGCATTTTCAGGATTCATCCCCCTTAACGACGCCATTGAGATTTTCCCATACCATGCAAAAAAGCATGGTTACAAGCCCATATCCCTACAGGGGGAAAACACACAACCCAGACAATAAAAGGCGGACGCCCATGGGCACACCCCTTTACCGGGGTGACATAAACCAGACTTTATCAGGAGCAAAACAAGATGTCAGAAGATACCAAAAAAGTGATTTATTCCATGATCCGGGTCAGCAAGTTCTACGACAAAAAACCGGTATTAAAGGATATTTCCCTTTCATATTTTTACGGGGCAAAAATCGGGGTCCTCGGCCTCAACGGGTCGGGCAAGAGCTCGTTACTCAAAATCCTTGCAGGCATCGACAAGGAGTTCAACGGCGAAACCATCCTGTCCAAGGGGTTTACCGTGGGCTATCTTGAGCAGGAACCCCTTGTGGAATCCGACAAAACCGTACGTGAGATTGTCGAGCAGGGGGTCCAGGAAACGGTGGATCTTGTGAACGAGTACGAGGCCATCAGCGAAAAGTTTGCCGAACCCATGTCCGACGATGAGATGGACAAACTGATCCAGCGCCAGGGGGACCTCCAGGAGCAGTTGGATCACCGGGACGCCTGGGACCTCGATTCAAGGCTCAAGATGGCCATGGCCGCCCTTGGCTGTCCCGACGGAGATACAAAAGTATCGATTATTTCAGGAGGCGAGAAACGCCGGGTGGCCCTTTGCAGACTCCTGCTGAAACAACCGGACATCCTGCTCCTGGACGAGCCCACCAACCATCTGGATGCGGCCTCGGTCTCCTGGCTTGAGCAGCATTTAAGCCAATACCCTGGAACGGTAATTGCCGTCACCCATGATCGTTACTTTCTGGACAACGTTGCAGGCTGGATACTTGAACTTGACCGGGGTGAGGGCATTCCCTGGAAGGGTAACTACTCGTCCTGGCTTGAGCAGAAGCAGAACCGCCTCAAGACCCAGGAAAAACAGGAGAGCAAACGCCAGAAGACCCTGGAAAGGGAGCTTGAGTGGATCAAGATGTCGCCCAAGGGTCGGCGAAGTAAATCCAAGGCAAGGATCAACGCCTATGACACCCTGTTGAGCCAGGACTCAGGAGAAAAGGAAAAAAATCTTGAGATCTTTATTCCACCCGGGCCCAGGCTGGGAGACAAGGTGATCGTGGCAACGGATGTCAAGAAATCCTTTGACGCAAGGGTGCTGGTGGACAAAATGAGCTTCATCATTCCACCTGGCGGCATCATCGGCGTGGTCGGTCCCAACGGGGCCGGAAAGTCGACCCTGTTTAAGATGATCACCAAAAAGGAAACACCGGATTCAGGCACCTTTGAAATCGGAGAGACGGTAAAAATCGCCCATGTGGATCAGGAAAGGGACATTCTTGATCCAGAAAAGACCATATGGGAGAGCATCAGCGGCGGCAGCGACAACATCCTCATCGGAGGCCGTGAGATCAACTCCAGGGCCTATGTCTCAAAATTTAACTTTTCAGGGTCAGACCAGCAGAAAAAGGTCGGCGTCCTGTCCGGCGGCGAGCGCAACCGGGTTCACCTTGCCCTGATACTCAAGGAAGAGGCCAACCTCATCCTTTTGGACGAGCCGACCAACGATCTTGACGTCAACACCATGCGGGCCCTTGAAGAAGCCCTGGAAAACTTTGGCGGATGCGCCATTGTGATCAGCCATGACCGGTGGTTCCTGGACCGGATTGCCACACACATCCTGGCCTTTGAAGGCAAAGGAGAAACCCTCTTCTTTGAGGGATCCTACTCGGATTACGAGGCAGACCGAAAAAAACGACTCGGCATCAAGGCCGACCAGGTGGAAACCATCAAATACCGTCAGCTCACCCGTTGACCCTATTTCTTTGACCGCCAAAGCCCTTGTCTAAAGATCAAGACTCACCACCCGGGGGCCCATCAAGGATGGGCTCCCTTACCGCCATCCACCTTGCCGTGGTTCTGTTCGGCTTCGCCGGGCTGTTTGGCAAATTTCTCACCTGCACCCCCCTTGTGATCGTGTTCGGCAGAACCGCATTTGCAGCCCTTGCACTGCTGCCCCTGGTACTTGCCTCCAAGGCCAACCCGTTAGGGGAAAAGACACCCCGACTCAAGGTCTATATTCTCCAGGGAGTTCTTCTTGCCGTTCACTGGTGCACTTTTTTTCTCTCCATCCAGATTTCCACCGTTGCCCTGGGACTGCTCACCTTTTCAACCTTTCCTTTGTTCACAACCCTGCTGGAACCTTTTTTTTTCAAACAACAGATCAAGCAAAAAGACCTGGTCATGGCCCTTATTGTGTTTGCAGGCCTCATCCTTGTTCTGCCCTCGTTTGATTTTTCACAAAAGCCAGCCCAGGGAGCCGTCTGGGGAACCGTCTCAGGTTTCACCTTTGCCCTTCTGGCCATTTTCAACAAAAAGAATCTTACCTTTGAGCCACCGGTGCGCCTGGCATTTTTCCAGAATCTATTTGCCGCGGCAACCATTTTACCGATTTTTATCTTTGTTCCCCAGACCGTTCCAGCCCCCGGGGAAATCATTCTGATTGCCACCCTGGGCATCGTCTTTACGGCCCTTGCCCACACCCTGTTCATCTCTTCCCTGGAAGGACTGAGGGCAACCACAGTCAGTATCATCACCTGCCTTGAGCCCCTCTACGGCATCATCCTTGCCGCCCTTCTCCTGCATGAAATCCCCGGCCTGCGCATGGTTGCCGGTGGGACCATCATTGTCTTGAGCACCCTGTTTGCCTCCCTTAATCGAAAACATTCACAATAACCGGAACGGCCGGAGATTAGGATGGCTGGAAAAACAACAAAAGATCTTGCTTAATTGAACAATCTGCTCTATAAAAGTAGGTTTCACTGACATTATATGAGGAAAACAACAAGTTACATGACATCCAATACCATAGACAGGCGAACGGCAAAAGAGATCGCAAAACGTCGTACCTTTGCAATCATAAGTCACCCTGATGCAGGCAAGACCACCCTGACGGAAAAGCTTCTCCTGTTTGGCGGGGCCATCAAACAGGCCGGTGCCGTCAAATCGAGGAAAGTGGCGAAGGCCGCCACCAGCGATTTTCTCTCCATCGAACAGGAGAGGGGAATCTCGGTCTCCTCGTCTGTCATGAAATTCAACTACCTGGGATATGAGATCAACCTCCTTGACACACCGGGACATAAGGATTTTTCCGAAGACACCTACCGGGTATTGACCGCAGTTGACTGCGCCATCATGATCATTGATTCAGCAAAGGGGGTGGAGCCCCAGACCAAGAAACTCATGGAAGTGTGCCGCATGCGCAACACCCCCATCATTACCTTTATCAACAAGCTCGACCGGGAGGGGATGGAGCCCCTGGACATTTTTGACGACATTGAGAACAAGCTCCAGATCGAATGTACCCCCATGACCTGGCCAATCGGCATGGGTAAACGCTTCAAGGGGGTCTACAACCTTGAACGAAAAGAACTGGGGTTATTTGCACCCGGATACACCCCCACGGACGGAAACGGCATTGTCATCAATGACCTTGGCGACCCGGAACTTGACCGGCAACTCGGATCCCAGGCCCGGGAACTCAGGGATGACATTGCGCTGATCCAGGGCGCCGCCGACCCCTTTGACAGGGAGTACTACCTCAAGGGAAGCCAGACCCCGGTCTTTTTTGGATCTGCCATCAACAACTTCGGGGTAAAAGAGATGCTCGACGCCTTTGTTGAGATGGCACCCCCACCGGGCAAAAGAAAAACCGCAACCCGCACCGTATCCCCGGATGAAACGGCATTTTCAGGTTTCACCTTTAAAATACAGGCCAACATGGACCCTGCCCACAGGGACAGGATCGCCTTTTTCAGAATCTGTTCGGGCAAATTCACCCGGGGCATGCGAGTTCGCCACCACAGAATCGGCAAGGAAATCATCCTGTCCAACGCCACCATCTTCATGGCCCAGGAACGAAACAATGTGGATGAAGCATTTCCCGGAGACATCATCGGCATTCACAACCACGGCACCATCAAGATCGGCGACACCTTTACCGACAAGGAGCCATTAAAGTTCCTGGGTATTCCAAGCTTTGCCCCGGAGCACTTCAGGCGGGTGATCCTCAAGGACCCCCTCAAGACAAAGTCCCTTCAAAAAGGATTGCTCCAGCTTGCTGAAGAGGGAACCATCCAGGTATTCCGCCCCAGCATCAGCAACGACTACATCCTTGGCGCCGTGGGTGCCCTGCAGTTTGACGTAACCATGGCAAGACTCAAGGCCGAGTACAGCGTATCTGCCGGGTACGAACCCGTGGACCTTTCCGTGGCCCGCTGGGTCACCTGTACAGACAGCGAAATTTTCAAACGATTTACAAGGGAAAACCAGTCAAGCCTTGCCATTGACTCTGAAGGCTGGACCACATTTCTTACCACAAGCGAGTACCAGCTTGGATTTGCCGTTGAAGCGTGGCCGGACATCAACTTTCACAAAACCCGTGAATACAACTAGGACAGTCAACAATAACGCCAGCAAATAAAGGAGAGCACCATGATCGACAATCGAATCTTCAACTTCAATGCAGGACCCGCAGCCCTTCCCCTTCCGGTTCTTCAGGAGATCCAATCCTCGTTCCTCAATTTCGACGGTTCAGGCATGTCCATCATCGAAATAAGCCATAGATCCTCCTGGTTTGACGCAGTGATCAACGATGCCGTTGAAAGGACAAAAAGACTTCTTGGCCTTGACGATGGATTCCATGTACTGTTTGTCCAGGGCGGTGCCAGCCTCCAGTTTGCCATGGCTCCCATGAACTTCTTAACCAATGGCCGGTCCGCCGATTATATCAACACCGGCACCTGGTCCACCAAGGCCATTAACGAGGCAAAGATTCTCCATAAAAATTATTCCGTTGTGGCATCCTCGGAAGACAAAAATTTTTCCTACATTCCAAAGGATATCTCGTTTAACAAGGATGCCGCCTATGTGCACATCACCAGCAACAACACCATCAAGGGAACCCAGTGGCACGCCTTTCCCGACACCAACGGAGTGCCCATTGTGGCGGACATGTCATCAGACTTTATGAGCCGGCCCCTTGACATGGACAAATTCGGCATGGTTTATGCCGGCGCCCAGAAAAACATCGGCCCGTCGGGCGTATGCATGGTCATTCTCAAAAAGGAGATGCTCGATCTTGCCACGGATGAGATTCCCACAATGCTGCGCTATGCCACCTATGCGTCAAAGAACTCCATGTACAACACCCCCCCCTGCTTTGGCATCTATACCATCCAGCTGGTTCTCAAATGGCTGGAAGAGACTGTGGGAGGCCTTGAGAAAATGGAGGCCCACAACATTGCCAAGGGAAAAATGCTCTACGATTTCATCAACAACAGCGACTTTTACCGGACAACGGCTGCCCCTGACAGCCAGTCTCTCATGAACGTCACCTTCCGCCTGCCCACGGAAGAGCTTGAAAAAACGTTTGTTGAAAAGGCCACGGCCAGAGGTCTTGGTGGTCTAAAGGGGCATAGGTCCGTTGGTGGCTGCAGGGCATCCCTCTACAATGCAACCACCATGGAGGCAGTTGAGGCTCTTGTCAATTTCATGCAGACCTTTGAACGGGAGAATTAACGATGAAAGTACTGATCAGCGACAAAATGGACCAGGCCGGAATTGATATTTTCAAGAATGAAGAGGGCATTGACGTTGACGTGATCACGGGGCTCTCCCCCCAGGAACTCAAGGAGATCATCGGAGATTACCATGCCCTTGCCATCAGAAGCGCCACAAAGGTGACAAAGGATATTTTGGATGCAGCAACCCACCTCAAGGTCGTGGGAAGGGCCGGCATCGGCCTTGATAATGTGGATATTCCCGAGGCCACACGCCACGGGGTTGCCGTGATGAACACCCCCGGGGGCAACACGGTCACAACGGCTGAGCACGCCATATCCATGATGATGGCCCTGACAAGAAACATTCCCAGGGGCACGGCCACCCTTAAAAAGGGCCTGTGGGAAAAAAAGAACCTCCAGGGCCGGGAGCTGTTCAACAAGACCCTTGGCGTCATCGGGTTCGGCAACATCGGCTCCATCGTGGCAAGACTTGCCCAGGGCCTTAAGATGCAGGTGGTCATCTTTGATCCCAACATCTCAGCCGACCACATTGAAAAAGCCGGCTTTGAAAGCGTAACCCTGGAAGAGCTCTACCAGCGAAGTGACTACATCACCATCCATGTGCCAAAAATCGAAGCCACCACCCATCTGCTCGACAAACAGGCTTTTTCCATGAT
Coding sequences:
- the serC gene encoding 3-phosphoserine/phosphohydroxythreonine transaminase; this translates as MIDNRIFNFNAGPAALPLPVLQEIQSSFLNFDGSGMSIIEISHRSSWFDAVINDAVERTKRLLGLDDGFHVLFVQGGASLQFAMAPMNFLTNGRSADYINTGTWSTKAINEAKILHKNYSVVASSEDKNFSYIPKDISFNKDAAYVHITSNNTIKGTQWHAFPDTNGVPIVADMSSDFMSRPLDMDKFGMVYAGAQKNIGPSGVCMVILKKEMLDLATDEIPTMLRYATYASKNSMYNTPPCFGIYTIQLVLKWLEETVGGLEKMEAHNIAKGKMLYDFINNSDFYRTTAAPDSQSLMNVTFRLPTEELEKTFVEKATARGLGGLKGHRSVGGCRASLYNATTMEAVEALVNFMQTFEREN